A genomic region of Corticium candelabrum chromosome 22, ooCorCand1.1, whole genome shotgun sequence contains the following coding sequences:
- the LOC134197055 gene encoding 52 kDa repressor of the inhibitor of the protein kinase-like, which produces MAFVKFAIDSGDIVLKEHLERCSRNATYMSKTTQNDLMKLMADDIIQQIVDNVKSSPFFAVLADEVRDVSGWEQLAVSLRYMKDNKAEEKLIKFIACSSGTGSSICAEIRNALKKLGLDEACCRSQAYDGAGAMSGHLNDCQKNFRDHVPRAQYYHCCSHKLNLALTKSCCWALLQVLPKTATYIEQSVEQENTKRTSAGEKPIRAQKLKLLCETRWVERHTALKDFRDMYFALVHCLQVISGQIIATPTAASKYDAKSVTEANGLLRSITSDSFIVALHCCTYLFGYTKCLSVLLQGSQLDVLEAYGEINQVLGLLEEIRSNSEREFSSIFASASAVTSRVLDQDHPQVPRLAARQTLRSNHPASTPESYWRRAVFIPFIDSMISELGSWFTDMSHASVQGLLLLPKHCQSLTPHHQAAILKAYAPDLPDDSTFEAEIRRWKRKWEYAGAATLPTGVTETLDSVNEVAYPNIVCILRLLLIIPVTTATVERANSALKLIKIDLRSTMAQDRLNALVLMFVHKDLSVNHERVIDSFAKAYPRRLLFLDPTATTEEAQSQ; this is translated from the exons ATGGCGTTTGTGAAGTTTGCTATCGATTCTGGCGATATTGTCCTGAAGGAGCACCTTGAGCGTTGTTCTCGTAATGCCACCTACATGTCGAAAACTACCCAGAATGACCTCATGAAATTGATGGCAGATGACATAATTCAGCAAATAGTGGATAATGTAAAAAGTAGTCCCTTTTTTGCTGTGCTGGCAGATGAAGTAAGAGATGTAAGTGGGTGGGAGCAGTTGGCAGTGTCTCTTAGATACATGAAGGACAACAAGGCAGAAGAGAAGTTGATTAAGTTCATTGCTTGCAGCTCTGGGACAGGTAGTAGCATCTGTGCTGAGATACGGAATGCCTTGAAGAAGCTTGGTCTTGATGAAGCATGTTGTCGATCCCAGGCCTATGATGGTGCTGGTGCTATGTCTGGCCACCTTAACGATTGCCAGAAGAATTTTCGAGACCATGTACCCCGGGCACAGTACTATCACTGCTGCAGTCACAAACTGAACTTGGCGTTGACAAAGTCTT GCTGTTGGGCTCTTCTTCAAGTACTCCCCAAAACGGCAACGTACATAGAGCAGAGTGTTGAACAAGAAAACACCAAGCGGACATCTGCCGGTGAAAAGCCAATCAGAGCTCAGAAGCTAAAGCTACTGTGTGAAACTCGCTGGGTAGAACGGCATACTGCCTTAAAAGACTTCAGAGATATGTACTTTGCCTTAGTCCACTGCCTCCAAGTTATTTCAGGCCAGATCATTGCCACTCCAACTGCTGCCTCTAAGTACGATGCGAAGTCTGTCACTGAGGCAAATGGCCTCCTCCGCTCGATAACGTCAGATTCATTCATCGTAGCTCTGCACTGCTGCACATATCTGTTCGGTTACACAAAGTGTCTGAGTGTTCTACTGCAAGGATCGCAATTGGATGTGCTGGAGGCATATGGTGAAATCAACCAAGTTCTAGGTCTGTTAGAAGAGATCAGAAGTAACAGTGAGAGAGAATTCTCTTCAATTTTCGCCTCTGCATCAGCAGTTACATCCCGTGTCTTAGACCAAGACCATCCACAAGTTCCTCGCTTAGCTGCACGACAGACACTACGCAGCAATCATCCTGCATCAACTCCAGAGAGCTACTGGCGAAGAGCTGTCTTCATTCCATTCATTGACAGCATGATCAGTGAACTTGGCAGTTGGTTCACTGACATGAGCCATGCATCAGTGCAAGGACTGCTGCTCCTGCCAAAACACTGCCAGAGCCTCACTCCTCACCACCAGGCAGCTATCCTGAAGGCTTATGCTCCAGATTTGCCTGATGACTCAACTTTCGAGGCCGAGATACGCCGATGGAAGAGGAAGTGGGAGTATGCAGGTGCTGCTACCTTACCAACCGGTGTTACAGAGACGCTGGATTCTGTGAATGAAGTGGCATATCCCAACATTGTCTGCATTCTTCGCCTGTTGTTGATAATACCCGTCACCACAGCCACAGTTGAAAGAGCGAACTCTGCACTAAAGCTGATCAAAATAGACCTGCGGAGCACGATGGCACAAGACAGGCTAAATGCGCTAGTGCTCATGTTTGTCCACAAGGACTTGTCTGTCAACCATGAGCGTGTGATAGACTCTTTTGCGAAGGCATATCCGAGACGCTTGCTGTTCCTGGATCCAACTGCTACAACAGAAGAAGCACAATCACAGTGA
- the LOC134197215 gene encoding uncharacterized protein LOC134197215 isoform X1, producing the protein MQIMEALSQRVRDDSPDSKMNGESSTYYDASESTNVAMTTESAICEHASTLPSCDDEPWGAIRRNFVYVSQRLRFSSKFLSCLYERSLITRDDFHVLGSESVTHEAKVSLLLIDLLPRKPSEMFLTLCDIFRVVGQSHVAQRLEMNPVKVRSDSRLSHKTRTAELRELQRQIDELHGSIARVETEKRVAVKRAHMMVIQERTRADNAKARADAANRKAEVAESLALAARRQRVAAEAEVQVAKSDAQKAWRQCVAAEARAQQAEIAAQKKWTRSSGIMWTNLALKIAAKRGELVKTQPPSSLPANCK; encoded by the exons ATGCAGATAATGGAAGCGCTTTCGCAACGCGTGAGAGACGACAGTCCAGACAGCAAAATGAATGGGGAATCATCGACGTATTACGACGCAA GTGAATCGACGAACGTTGCGATGACAACTGAGTCTGCCATATGTGAGCATGCGTCAACATTACCCAGTTGTGATGACGAACCTTGGGGAGCTATACGAAGGAACTTCGTCTATGTATCTCAACGTCTTCGTTTCAGTTCCAAGTTCCTCAGCTGTCTCTATGAACGAAGTCTCATAACCAGAGATGACTTCCACGTTCTTGGCAGCGAGTCCGTAACTCACGAGGCCAAGGTGTCACTCCTCCTCATTGACCTCCTTCCCAGGAAACCATCTGAAATGTTTCTTACATTATGCGATATATTTCGTGTTGTCGGTCAATCACATGTTGCCCAGAGGCTGGAAATGAATCCTGTAAAAGTGCGAAGTGACTCTCGCCTGTCTCACAAAACCCGTACTGCAGAGTTACGAGAATtacaaagacagatagacgagCTGCATGGTAGCATCGCTAGAGTGGAAACTGAAAAAAGGGTAGCTGTGAAACGTGCGCATATGATGGTCATACAGGAGAGAACTAGGGCAGACAATGCAAAGGCTAGAGCAGATGCTGCCAACAGAAAAGCTGAAGTTGCAGAAAGTTTAGCACTTGCTGCAAGGAGGCAGAGAGTTGCTGCAGAAGCTGAAGTCCAAGTGGCCAAGAGTGACGCGCAGAAGGCATGGAGGCAGTGTGTTGCTGCAGAAGCTAGAGCGCAACAGGCCGAGATTGCTGCGCAGAAGAAATGGACAAGAAGCAGCGGAATTATGTGGACTAATTTGGCGTTAAAAATAGCAGCAAAACGCGGCGAGCTG GTCAAAACCCAACCACCGTCGTCATTGCCTGCCAACTGTAAGTAA
- the LOC134197215 gene encoding uncharacterized protein LOC134197215 isoform X2, whose product MEALSQRVRDDSPDSKMNGESSTYYDASESTNVAMTTESAICEHASTLPSCDDEPWGAIRRNFVYVSQRLRFSSKFLSCLYERSLITRDDFHVLGSESVTHEAKVSLLLIDLLPRKPSEMFLTLCDIFRVVGQSHVAQRLEMNPVKVRSDSRLSHKTRTAELRELQRQIDELHGSIARVETEKRVAVKRAHMMVIQERTRADNAKARADAANRKAEVAESLALAARRQRVAAEAEVQVAKSDAQKAWRQCVAAEARAQQAEIAAQKKWTRSSGIMWTNLALKIAAKRGELVKTQPPSSLPANCK is encoded by the exons ATGGAAGCGCTTTCGCAACGCGTGAGAGACGACAGTCCAGACAGCAAAATGAATGGGGAATCATCGACGTATTACGACGCAA GTGAATCGACGAACGTTGCGATGACAACTGAGTCTGCCATATGTGAGCATGCGTCAACATTACCCAGTTGTGATGACGAACCTTGGGGAGCTATACGAAGGAACTTCGTCTATGTATCTCAACGTCTTCGTTTCAGTTCCAAGTTCCTCAGCTGTCTCTATGAACGAAGTCTCATAACCAGAGATGACTTCCACGTTCTTGGCAGCGAGTCCGTAACTCACGAGGCCAAGGTGTCACTCCTCCTCATTGACCTCCTTCCCAGGAAACCATCTGAAATGTTTCTTACATTATGCGATATATTTCGTGTTGTCGGTCAATCACATGTTGCCCAGAGGCTGGAAATGAATCCTGTAAAAGTGCGAAGTGACTCTCGCCTGTCTCACAAAACCCGTACTGCAGAGTTACGAGAATtacaaagacagatagacgagCTGCATGGTAGCATCGCTAGAGTGGAAACTGAAAAAAGGGTAGCTGTGAAACGTGCGCATATGATGGTCATACAGGAGAGAACTAGGGCAGACAATGCAAAGGCTAGAGCAGATGCTGCCAACAGAAAAGCTGAAGTTGCAGAAAGTTTAGCACTTGCTGCAAGGAGGCAGAGAGTTGCTGCAGAAGCTGAAGTCCAAGTGGCCAAGAGTGACGCGCAGAAGGCATGGAGGCAGTGTGTTGCTGCAGAAGCTAGAGCGCAACAGGCCGAGATTGCTGCGCAGAAGAAATGGACAAGAAGCAGCGGAATTATGTGGACTAATTTGGCGTTAAAAATAGCAGCAAAACGCGGCGAGCTG GTCAAAACCCAACCACCGTCGTCATTGCCTGCCAACTGTAAGTAA
- the LOC134197215 gene encoding uncharacterized protein LOC134197215 isoform X3, with product MTTESAICEHASTLPSCDDEPWGAIRRNFVYVSQRLRFSSKFLSCLYERSLITRDDFHVLGSESVTHEAKVSLLLIDLLPRKPSEMFLTLCDIFRVVGQSHVAQRLEMNPVKVRSDSRLSHKTRTAELRELQRQIDELHGSIARVETEKRVAVKRAHMMVIQERTRADNAKARADAANRKAEVAESLALAARRQRVAAEAEVQVAKSDAQKAWRQCVAAEARAQQAEIAAQKKWTRSSGIMWTNLALKIAAKRGELVKTQPPSSLPANCK from the exons ATGACAACTGAGTCTGCCATATGTGAGCATGCGTCAACATTACCCAGTTGTGATGACGAACCTTGGGGAGCTATACGAAGGAACTTCGTCTATGTATCTCAACGTCTTCGTTTCAGTTCCAAGTTCCTCAGCTGTCTCTATGAACGAAGTCTCATAACCAGAGATGACTTCCACGTTCTTGGCAGCGAGTCCGTAACTCACGAGGCCAAGGTGTCACTCCTCCTCATTGACCTCCTTCCCAGGAAACCATCTGAAATGTTTCTTACATTATGCGATATATTTCGTGTTGTCGGTCAATCACATGTTGCCCAGAGGCTGGAAATGAATCCTGTAAAAGTGCGAAGTGACTCTCGCCTGTCTCACAAAACCCGTACTGCAGAGTTACGAGAATtacaaagacagatagacgagCTGCATGGTAGCATCGCTAGAGTGGAAACTGAAAAAAGGGTAGCTGTGAAACGTGCGCATATGATGGTCATACAGGAGAGAACTAGGGCAGACAATGCAAAGGCTAGAGCAGATGCTGCCAACAGAAAAGCTGAAGTTGCAGAAAGTTTAGCACTTGCTGCAAGGAGGCAGAGAGTTGCTGCAGAAGCTGAAGTCCAAGTGGCCAAGAGTGACGCGCAGAAGGCATGGAGGCAGTGTGTTGCTGCAGAAGCTAGAGCGCAACAGGCCGAGATTGCTGCGCAGAAGAAATGGACAAGAAGCAGCGGAATTATGTGGACTAATTTGGCGTTAAAAATAGCAGCAAAACGCGGCGAGCTG GTCAAAACCCAACCACCGTCGTCATTGCCTGCCAACTGTAAGTAA